The following are encoded together in the Halopiger aswanensis genome:
- a CDS encoding tyrosine-type recombinase/integrase, translating to MQDERDKVDGIVVVPEQSEKYLNQRQLEDYHSFRKQLLKWLLNLGKDPEKAEGYAFDTTRQRGYKIDQFYRWIWKQEEGYTLRVTTDHADEYCKELVYEELSKTHKAAVQKAIKSLFKYLNHERGRSIDWEPEIKFSSGGATHQIRDFLTGDERRKIKQASLEYGSIPHYNSLDPQERDKWKAHLAQRFEKPKNDVTRSDWEKANGWKYPSIVYTSMDAGLRPKEVGRAKTSWLDLENGMLRIPKGESTKNTDNWHVALSERTANILRKWVSERENYDKYRGTEALWLTKYGNPYGSSSLNRLLGKLCEEADIPVKHRDMSWYSIRHSVGTQMSRDQGPAAVQQQLRQKSYEMAVRYDQAPVEDRQETVNNWD from the coding sequence ATGCAGGATGAACGTGACAAGGTCGACGGCATCGTTGTAGTTCCGGAGCAGTCGGAGAAATACCTGAACCAGCGGCAGCTCGAGGACTACCACAGCTTCCGAAAACAGTTACTCAAATGGCTACTCAACCTGGGAAAGGATCCGGAGAAAGCTGAAGGCTACGCGTTCGACACTACGCGGCAAAGAGGATACAAAATCGACCAGTTCTACCGGTGGATCTGGAAGCAAGAAGAGGGGTACACGCTCCGCGTCACGACCGACCATGCGGACGAGTACTGCAAGGAGCTGGTGTACGAGGAACTGTCGAAGACACACAAAGCTGCCGTCCAGAAAGCGATCAAATCGCTATTCAAATATCTGAACCATGAACGAGGGCGGAGTATCGACTGGGAACCGGAAATCAAGTTCTCCAGCGGCGGAGCCACACACCAGATACGAGACTTCCTGACAGGAGACGAACGACGGAAGATCAAACAGGCCAGCCTCGAGTACGGATCCATACCCCACTACAACTCCCTCGATCCGCAGGAACGAGACAAGTGGAAGGCTCATCTAGCGCAACGGTTCGAAAAGCCGAAAAACGATGTGACAAGGAGTGACTGGGAAAAAGCGAACGGCTGGAAATACCCCTCCATCGTCTACACATCGATGGACGCAGGACTGAGACCCAAAGAGGTCGGACGCGCCAAGACGAGCTGGTTGGATCTCGAGAACGGGATGCTCCGTATCCCAAAAGGAGAGTCTACAAAGAATACGGACAACTGGCACGTCGCACTCAGCGAACGCACAGCCAACATCCTCCGAAAATGGGTGAGCGAACGAGAAAACTACGACAAGTACCGGGGGACAGAAGCACTATGGCTGACCAAGTACGGAAACCCGTACGGTAGTTCCTCGCTCAACCGGTTACTCGGAAAGCTGTGTGAGGAAGCCGATATACCGGTGAAACACAGGGACATGTCCTGGTACTCCATCAGACACAGTGTGGGCACGCAGATGAGCCGTGATCAGGGACCTGCTGCAGTCCAACAACAACTCCGACAGAAGTCGTATGAGATGGCTGTCCGGTACGACCAAGCACCGGTGGAAGACCGACAGGAAACAGTCAACAACTGGGACTAA
- a CDS encoding WD40/YVTN/BNR-like repeat-containing protein has translation MTRFTRRSTLKAAGASLAAATLPATAAAEEESTWTVSETPIDSTIHDVIHTTTNAHAVASGGLVIERADEGWEVVLQGGPTGNGNDLYGVDTTDDGERLWIVGASGAIGEYDVTTGNLVDRSAPNDFTANFNDVAVTGPAGDADVYVADDSGSIHYSFENGEEGTWEYATPGSGSGFNAIEFYADGAGHVIDTNGKVFATDDGTTWNPIGIEDAGVTFYGLDSDAEDDVVVTGGNASVFEYDGSQWVPESLGDADLFDVETDDNGGVTVGSGGVIFEQTDGKWSQVQTPTGENLKAVATGDVDIAVGSGAEVLEK, from the coding sequence ATGACGCGCTTCACTCGACGTTCGACGCTGAAGGCCGCAGGCGCATCGCTTGCCGCAGCTACCCTCCCCGCGACGGCCGCCGCCGAGGAGGAATCCACGTGGACGGTCTCCGAGACCCCCATCGACAGCACGATCCACGACGTTATCCACACGACGACGAACGCCCACGCGGTCGCGAGCGGGGGCCTCGTCATCGAACGCGCCGACGAGGGCTGGGAGGTCGTCCTCCAGGGCGGTCCGACCGGTAACGGGAACGACCTCTACGGCGTCGACACCACCGACGACGGCGAACGCCTTTGGATCGTCGGCGCCAGCGGCGCGATCGGTGAGTACGACGTGACGACGGGCAACCTCGTCGACCGCTCCGCGCCCAACGACTTCACGGCCAACTTCAACGACGTCGCAGTCACCGGCCCCGCGGGTGACGCGGACGTCTACGTGGCCGACGACTCCGGTTCGATCCATTACAGCTTCGAGAACGGCGAGGAAGGCACCTGGGAGTACGCCACGCCCGGCAGCGGCTCCGGCTTCAACGCCATCGAGTTCTACGCCGACGGCGCCGGCCACGTCATCGACACGAACGGGAAGGTGTTCGCCACCGACGACGGCACCACTTGGAACCCGATCGGCATCGAGGACGCCGGCGTCACGTTCTACGGTCTCGACAGCGACGCCGAAGACGACGTCGTCGTCACCGGCGGCAACGCCTCCGTCTTCGAGTACGACGGCAGCCAGTGGGTCCCCGAGAGCCTCGGGGACGCCGACCTCTTCGACGTCGAAACCGACGACAACGGCGGCGTCACCGTCGGCAGCGGCGGCGTGATCTTCGAACAGACCGACGGCAAGTGGTCGCAGGTCCAGACCCCGACCGGCGAGAACCTCAAGGCCGTCGCCACCGGCGACGTCGATATCGCCGTCGGCTCCGGTGCCGAGGTCCTCGAGAAGTAA
- a CDS encoding class I SAM-dependent methyltransferase produces the protein MGTGDNGDDESAPSQPDRGSVRATYDRIASHFASTREYAWPEVESFVDDHAAVLENGDEDEPAVGLDLGCGNCRHAELLADHCETVVGLDASRGLLETGRERAREHGFDVALCQGDASSLPLAADCVDLAVYVATLHHLPTREVRRASLNELARVLSPDGRALVSAWSTAHDRFDATADAEEGFDTTVEWTLPGGDAVDRFYHIYAPAEFEADLATSDLDLLEWEVSSGNCYAEVAGSG, from the coding sequence ATGGGAACGGGCGACAACGGTGACGACGAGTCGGCGCCGAGCCAGCCGGATCGCGGGAGCGTCCGCGCGACCTACGACCGGATCGCGAGCCACTTCGCGTCGACGCGGGAGTACGCGTGGCCCGAGGTCGAATCGTTCGTCGACGACCACGCGGCCGTCCTCGAGAACGGGGACGAGGACGAGCCCGCCGTCGGCCTCGATCTCGGCTGCGGCAACTGCCGCCACGCCGAACTGCTCGCGGACCACTGCGAGACCGTCGTCGGCCTCGACGCGAGCCGCGGGCTCCTCGAGACGGGCCGGGAGCGCGCACGGGAGCACGGATTCGACGTCGCGCTCTGTCAGGGCGACGCGAGTTCGCTGCCGCTGGCAGCCGACTGCGTCGATCTCGCGGTCTACGTCGCGACGCTGCACCACCTTCCGACCCGAGAGGTGCGGCGAGCGAGTCTGAACGAACTCGCACGAGTGCTCTCGCCGGACGGCCGCGCGCTCGTCAGCGCGTGGTCGACGGCCCACGACCGGTTCGACGCGACCGCCGACGCCGAGGAGGGGTTCGATACGACCGTCGAGTGGACGCTCCCCGGCGGCGACGCGGTCGATCGGTTCTACCACATCTACGCGCCCGCGGAGTTCGAGGCCGACCTCGCGACCAGCGACCTCGACCTGCTCGAGTGGGAAGTCTCGAGCGGCAACTGCTACGCCGAAGTGGCCGGCTCCGGGTGA
- a CDS encoding type II secretion system F family protein, with protein sequence MALSNFLPLVCAAALCSLAALARVHVGLDRVLTRAAIGLFGGYVAEFKGEHPDRQSALRAAHFATTYREYGAMTMLYATLFAIAGAIVGIYVIWGLLLVLAVDPAAMREALPGALAFLANLGGVPSLSATELFGLFALSCLTIGTLAGFGAYWLRWWYPSYVADGRARRIETSLPSTVAFMYALSRSGMEFPKIVRILARHEDTYGEAAAEFSVAVRNMDTFGMDVITALQTTGRRSPSPKFADFVENLVSVLQSGNSLSTFLETQYRDFQEESESQQESTIELLGTLAEAYVTVLVAGPLFLITILVVIGISVGNTFDPLRALIYLILPLGNLAFIVYLSMVTDTITPGGVAEPDSDEDDAAVPSPVAVAREQPRPDGGRNAARPTDRGRDREQRNVERVRYYRRLQRLRERVGSPLSTLRERPRLSLVLTVPIALAAVLWRLPVAFADGGFDVTVIDDAVAIGALFVVAVFALCYELHRRRIEAIEGAIPDLLERLASVNDAGMAPVSAIDQVRGSDLGPLGAELDRIWADVQWGADLQTALERFGRRVRTRATSRVVTLVTEAMNASGNLATVLTIAARQAAADRRLKRERKQAMVEYLVVVYIAFFVFLFIITVLAAYLLPNLPTEGIEAAGGGGGTIDGLGGLSQTAATQYNTLFYHATLVQGLLSGLIAGQLSTGDVRAGAKHAAAMLALSVLLFAVVV encoded by the coding sequence ATGGCGCTCTCGAACTTCCTGCCGCTGGTCTGTGCCGCCGCGCTCTGTTCGCTCGCCGCCCTCGCGCGGGTTCACGTCGGACTCGATCGGGTACTGACTCGAGCAGCGATCGGGCTGTTCGGCGGCTACGTCGCCGAGTTCAAGGGCGAGCATCCGGACAGACAGTCGGCGCTCCGGGCGGCACACTTCGCGACGACCTACCGAGAGTACGGCGCGATGACGATGCTGTACGCGACGCTGTTCGCGATCGCCGGCGCGATCGTCGGCATCTACGTCATCTGGGGTCTGCTGCTCGTCCTCGCGGTCGATCCCGCGGCCATGCGCGAGGCGCTTCCCGGAGCGCTCGCGTTCCTGGCGAACCTCGGCGGCGTCCCGTCGCTGTCGGCGACCGAACTGTTCGGCCTCTTTGCCCTCTCCTGTCTGACGATCGGAACCCTCGCGGGCTTCGGCGCGTACTGGCTCCGCTGGTGGTACCCGAGTTACGTGGCCGACGGTCGCGCCCGGCGGATCGAGACGAGCCTTCCCTCGACGGTCGCGTTCATGTACGCCCTCTCGCGCAGTGGCATGGAGTTCCCGAAGATCGTCCGCATCCTCGCGCGCCACGAAGACACCTACGGCGAGGCGGCCGCGGAGTTCAGCGTCGCAGTGCGGAACATGGACACCTTCGGCATGGACGTCATCACCGCACTCCAGACGACGGGCCGGCGGTCCCCGAGCCCGAAGTTCGCCGACTTCGTCGAGAACCTCGTCAGCGTCCTCCAGAGCGGTAATAGCCTCTCGACGTTCCTCGAGACCCAGTATCGGGACTTCCAGGAGGAATCCGAGTCCCAGCAGGAGTCGACCATCGAGTTGCTCGGGACGCTCGCCGAGGCGTACGTCACGGTGCTGGTCGCCGGGCCGCTCTTTCTCATCACGATTCTGGTAGTCATCGGCATCTCCGTCGGCAACACGTTCGATCCGCTCCGGGCGTTGATCTACCTCATCCTGCCGCTGGGGAACCTCGCCTTTATCGTCTACCTGAGCATGGTGACCGACACGATCACGCCGGGGGGCGTCGCCGAACCGGATTCGGACGAAGACGACGCGGCCGTGCCGAGCCCCGTCGCCGTGGCGCGTGAACAACCCCGGCCCGACGGCGGCCGGAACGCGGCGCGACCGACCGATCGCGGACGGGATCGCGAGCAGCGAAACGTCGAACGAGTCCGGTACTACCGTCGACTGCAGCGGCTCCGCGAGCGCGTCGGGTCGCCCCTGTCGACGCTGCGCGAGCGCCCTCGGCTCTCGCTCGTCCTCACCGTTCCGATCGCACTCGCCGCAGTCCTGTGGCGGTTGCCGGTAGCGTTCGCCGACGGCGGATTCGACGTCACCGTCATCGACGACGCCGTCGCTATCGGCGCGCTGTTCGTCGTCGCCGTCTTCGCTCTCTGTTACGAACTCCACCGCCGGCGGATCGAGGCGATCGAGGGCGCGATTCCCGACCTCCTCGAGCGCCTCGCGAGCGTCAACGACGCCGGAATGGCACCGGTGTCCGCGATCGATCAGGTCCGCGGGTCCGATCTGGGGCCGCTCGGGGCCGAACTCGACCGCATCTGGGCGGACGTCCAGTGGGGTGCCGACCTCCAGACCGCCCTCGAACGGTTCGGCCGGCGCGTCCGCACGCGCGCGACGTCTCGAGTCGTCACGTTGGTGACGGAGGCGATGAACGCGAGCGGCAACCTCGCGACGGTGCTCACCATCGCCGCCAGACAGGCGGCGGCCGACCGGCGACTCAAGCGCGAGCGCAAGCAGGCGATGGTCGAGTACCTGGTCGTCGTCTACATCGCGTTTTTCGTCTTCCTGTTTATCATCACCGTGCTCGCGGCCTATCTCCTGCCGAATCTCCCCACGGAGGGGATCGAGGCCGCCGGCGGCGGGGGCGGCACCATCGACGGGCTCGGAGGGCTCTCCCAGACCGCCGCCACGCAGTACAACACGCTGTTCTACCACGCGACGCTGGTCCAGGGGCTGCTCTCGGGGCTGATCGCCGGCCAGCTGAGCACCGGCGACGTCAGGGCCGGCGCGAAACACGCGGCCGCGATGCTCGCGCTCTCGGTCCTGCTGTTCGCCGTCGTCGTCTGA
- a CDS encoding type II/IV secretion system ATPase subunit, protein MSERTDSARDGSDADRAASRPDPAAAVGGGDADANTDAAAHDDSRPADDADDARAATDSGDSRPESTFETAKRTIRRVLETLRGSTIEVDDYDPRDHGPLVEYEAVDGLEEVDRYWVDAPFSFVSIAYDASASQHRYRVIEPQLTEEERVLLETLFEDVRDPLLYRADDAGDVEDLLRETIHEYLERYGAEIDMATFYRLFYYIHRDFRGYGRLEPIMHDPHVEDISCDGYDLPIFVYHDEYTDIETNVAFGTDELDGFVVRLAQHSGRHISIGEPMVETTLPDGSRAELALGKEVTPRGSAFTIRKYASEPFTPVDLLEYGTFSVEQMAYLWLAIEHNKSLLFAGGTASGKTTSMNAISMFIPPRAKVLTIEDTRELELYHDNWLSSVTRERVHEGKDVTMYDLLRSALRHRPEYIVVGEVRGEEAITLFQAMNTGHTTYSTMHADSVQTVINRLENEPINVPRSMVQSLDILSVQTLTRLGEGRVRRNKVLAEIEGIDQRTGELDYSTAYTWDSEADAFRGTGSRVLEEIRDEQGWSRTELLTELRNRERFLEYLRNNDISDYRRFTALVNEYYADTERVLETIAADEDDGDGADPTATDPAADSIVSNPLAGAGPDEDG, encoded by the coding sequence ATGTCAGAACGCACCGATTCGGCTCGGGACGGTTCGGACGCTGACCGCGCAGCGTCGCGTCCGGATCCCGCCGCAGCCGTCGGTGGCGGCGACGCTGACGCTAATACTGACGCTGCCGCCCACGACGACTCCCGTCCAGCCGACGATGCCGACGACGCTCGTGCAGCCACCGACTCCGGTGACTCCCGGCCGGAGTCCACGTTCGAAACCGCCAAACGGACGATCCGCCGGGTCCTCGAGACGCTGCGCGGGTCGACGATCGAGGTCGACGACTACGATCCGCGCGATCACGGCCCGCTGGTCGAGTACGAGGCCGTCGACGGCCTCGAGGAGGTCGACCGGTACTGGGTCGACGCGCCGTTTTCGTTCGTCTCGATCGCCTACGACGCCTCGGCCAGCCAACACCGCTACCGCGTCATCGAACCGCAACTGACCGAGGAAGAACGGGTCCTGCTCGAGACGCTCTTCGAGGACGTCCGCGATCCCCTGCTGTACCGGGCCGACGACGCCGGGGACGTCGAGGACCTGCTGCGGGAGACGATCCACGAGTACCTCGAACGCTACGGCGCTGAAATCGACATGGCGACCTTCTACCGGCTCTTTTACTACATCCACCGGGATTTCCGGGGCTACGGCCGGCTGGAGCCGATCATGCACGATCCCCACGTCGAGGACATCTCCTGTGACGGCTACGACCTGCCGATCTTCGTCTACCACGACGAGTACACCGACATCGAGACGAACGTCGCCTTCGGCACCGACGAACTCGACGGGTTCGTCGTCCGGTTGGCCCAGCACTCGGGCCGGCACATCTCCATCGGCGAGCCGATGGTCGAGACGACGCTCCCGGACGGCTCGCGGGCCGAACTGGCGCTGGGGAAGGAGGTGACGCCGCGAGGCTCCGCGTTTACCATCCGAAAGTACGCCAGCGAGCCGTTCACGCCCGTCGATCTGCTCGAGTACGGCACCTTCAGCGTCGAGCAGATGGCCTACCTCTGGCTGGCCATCGAACACAACAAGAGCCTGCTGTTCGCGGGCGGGACCGCGTCGGGCAAGACCACGAGCATGAACGCGATCTCGATGTTCATCCCGCCGCGGGCGAAGGTGCTCACGATCGAGGACACCCGCGAACTCGAACTCTACCACGACAACTGGCTCTCCTCGGTCACGCGCGAGCGCGTCCACGAAGGGAAGGACGTGACGATGTACGACCTGCTGCGCTCCGCGTTGCGCCATCGGCCCGAGTACATCGTCGTCGGCGAGGTCCGGGGGGAGGAAGCGATCACGCTCTTCCAGGCGATGAACACGGGCCACACGACCTACTCGACGATGCACGCCGACTCGGTTCAGACGGTCATCAACCGGCTCGAGAACGAGCCGATCAACGTCCCGCGGTCGATGGTCCAGAGCCTGGACATCCTCTCGGTGCAGACCTTAACCCGGCTCGGTGAGGGCCGCGTCCGCCGGAACAAGGTGCTCGCCGAAATCGAGGGGATCGACCAGCGGACCGGGGAACTCGACTACTCGACGGCCTACACCTGGGACAGCGAGGCCGACGCGTTCCGCGGCACCGGCAGCCGCGTCTTAGAGGAGATCCGCGACGAGCAGGGCTGGTCCCGGACCGAACTGTTGACCGAACTCCGAAACCGCGAGCGATTCCTCGAGTACCTGCGGAACAACGATATCTCGGACTACCGACGCTTTACCGCACTGGTCAACGAGTACTACGCCGACACGGAGCGCGTGCTCGAGACGATTGCGGCCGACGAGGACGACGGCGACGGTGCGGACCCGACGGCGACCGATCCGGCGGCCGACTCGATCGTCAGCAACCCGCTCGCAGGAGCCGGTCCCGACGAGGACGGGTGA
- a CDS encoding DUF5793 family protein codes for MRREDFTLNVTNIDWVETDGEPRKPAVSIDFTGPSTMLRERLTGPEGDLLDADETDVALRLQEPLGNDTAGVVSVTNRITGEFILELNEDADDVLQFIRAARGYGEDATEDEGRYTVEITLEGDDEPFVTYDKRTFLVYDDEGSLLRQHSLIPSGVEL; via the coding sequence ATGAGGCGCGAGGACTTCACGCTAAACGTTACTAATATTGACTGGGTCGAAACCGACGGCGAGCCGCGCAAACCCGCGGTATCGATCGACTTTACCGGCCCGTCGACGATGCTTCGCGAGCGCCTTACCGGTCCCGAGGGAGACCTCCTCGACGCCGACGAAACCGACGTCGCACTCCGGCTGCAGGAGCCACTCGGCAACGACACCGCCGGCGTCGTCAGCGTCACGAACAGAATCACGGGTGAGTTCATCCTCGAGCTCAACGAGGACGCCGACGACGTTCTGCAGTTCATCCGGGCAGCCCGCGGCTACGGCGAGGACGCCACCGAGGACGAGGGGCGCTACACCGTCGAGATCACGCTCGAGGGAGACGACGAGCCGTTCGTCACCTACGACAAACGGACCTTTCTCGTCTACGACGACGAGGGCAGTCTCCTGCGCCAGCACAGCCTGATCCCGAGCGGCGTCGAGCTCTAA
- a CDS encoding ABC transporter ATP-binding protein: MPNGDLLTTAADESAPEPASAPESAGTDDVVLELDGVAKRYGSEAVIPDLSLSVRDGEILTLLGPSGCGKTTTLRLIAGLEKPDTGRIRLQDAPVAVADEGRFVPPENRGVGIVFQEFALFPHLTARENIAFGLQDWAAAEQEARVDELLDLVGLEAHGDDYPDELSGGQQQRVALARSLAPEPEMLLLDEPFSNLDVDLRVEMREEVRRIIKEAGVTAVSVTHDQEEALSISDRVAVMNEGDIEQIGAPERVFQQPRSRFVAGFLGHASFVSGEVREDHVETAVGRVLRDDVNGLVEEYTGSAIDLLVRPDDVVAVPGDETAEPNGRVVYRRYLGPTVLYRVELDSGETIECMHNHSDRIDLDERVGVRVVADHELAWFPAGQRERDVSVAD, from the coding sequence ATGCCGAACGGAGACCTACTCACGACCGCAGCCGACGAATCGGCGCCCGAGCCCGCGTCCGCACCCGAGTCCGCTGGGACGGACGACGTCGTCCTCGAGCTCGACGGCGTCGCGAAGCGGTACGGGAGCGAGGCCGTCATCCCGGACCTGTCGCTGTCGGTTCGGGACGGCGAGATCCTCACGCTGTTGGGGCCGTCGGGCTGTGGAAAGACGACCACGCTGCGGCTGATCGCCGGCCTCGAGAAACCCGACACGGGCCGGATTCGACTGCAGGACGCCCCCGTCGCGGTCGCGGACGAGGGTCGGTTCGTCCCGCCGGAGAACCGCGGTGTCGGCATCGTCTTTCAGGAGTTCGCGCTCTTTCCCCACCTGACCGCGCGGGAGAACATCGCATTCGGTCTGCAGGACTGGGCAGCAGCGGAACAGGAGGCCCGCGTCGACGAACTACTCGACCTCGTCGGTCTCGAGGCCCACGGCGACGACTATCCGGACGAACTCTCGGGCGGGCAGCAACAGCGGGTTGCGCTGGCCCGCTCGCTCGCGCCGGAACCCGAGATGTTGCTCCTGGACGAGCCCTTCTCGAATCTCGACGTCGATCTGCGCGTCGAGATGCGCGAGGAAGTGCGCCGGATCATCAAGGAAGCCGGCGTCACCGCCGTCTCCGTGACCCACGACCAGGAGGAGGCGCTGTCGATCTCGGATCGGGTCGCCGTGATGAACGAGGGCGACATCGAGCAGATCGGCGCGCCCGAACGGGTGTTCCAGCAGCCCAGATCGCGGTTCGTCGCCGGCTTCCTCGGCCACGCGAGTTTCGTCTCCGGCGAGGTCCGAGAGGACCACGTCGAGACGGCGGTCGGGCGCGTTCTCCGTGACGACGTCAACGGGCTCGTCGAGGAGTACACCGGCTCGGCGATCGACCTGCTCGTGCGACCGGACGACGTCGTGGCCGTACCGGGTGACGAGACTGCGGAGCCAAACGGCCGCGTGGTCTACCGGCGCTACCTCGGCCCGACCGTCCTCTACCGCGTCGAACTCGACTCGGGCGAAACCATCGAGTGCATGCACAACCACTCCGACCGGATCGACTTGGACGAGCGGGTCGGCGTCCGCGTCGTCGCCGACCACGAACTCGCGTGGTTCCCCGCGGGCCAGCGCGAGCGCGACGTCTCCGTCGCCGACTAA
- a CDS encoding DUF998 domain-containing protein, with protein MGGTQRRRRPRSSTAARVATHCGLAAAVVGLGAVLLATVIAAPETFTWRGAALSDMGRYGTRTFPLFNGGLVLSGLLGVPFGWRLWHASETALERVGVALLVVATIGLVGVGVFFLGHTEWYLERSFHGPAALTYFAAAPLAQWCYGTGAVLAGRLRRGLVSIWLAVVHPLAWLGWLSFLVAGGDAGAWFAVPEFVAAVAFGAWIGFLAVDLEARSRPGDAA; from the coding sequence ATGGGAGGAACGCAGCGTCGACGCCGGCCCCGCAGTTCGACCGCCGCTCGAGTCGCAACGCACTGCGGGCTCGCCGCGGCCGTCGTCGGCCTGGGCGCGGTCCTCCTCGCGACGGTCATCGCCGCCCCGGAGACGTTCACCTGGCGCGGTGCCGCCCTCTCGGATATGGGCCGGTACGGGACCCGCACGTTTCCGCTGTTCAACGGCGGGCTCGTCCTGAGCGGCCTGCTCGGCGTCCCCTTCGGCTGGCGGCTCTGGCACGCGAGCGAGACCGCCCTCGAGCGGGTCGGCGTCGCCCTGCTGGTCGTCGCGACGATCGGACTGGTCGGCGTCGGCGTCTTCTTTCTCGGCCACACCGAGTGGTACCTCGAGCGGAGTTTCCACGGCCCGGCCGCGCTGACGTACTTCGCCGCCGCGCCGCTGGCGCAGTGGTGTTACGGCACCGGTGCGGTGCTCGCCGGTCGGCTCCGTCGCGGCCTCGTCTCGATCTGGCTCGCCGTTGTGCATCCGCTGGCCTGGCTGGGCTGGCTTAGCTTCCTCGTCGCCGGCGGCGACGCCGGCGCGTGGTTCGCCGTCCCCGAGTTCGTCGCCGCCGTCGCGTTCGGGGCGTGGATCGGCTTCCTTGCGGTCGATCTCGAGGCACGCTCGCGCCCCGGAGACGCAGCATAA
- a CDS encoding UPF0058 family protein → MHKDELLELHEELVTIMEYFAQREEVDEELFEPYRQLDVDPSHVHKSKSEHKHAVFVLGNALAKGMSEDEFSSAGRIGKRMKELAEDAESKI, encoded by the coding sequence ATGCACAAAGACGAACTCCTCGAGCTGCACGAAGAACTCGTGACCATAATGGAGTACTTCGCCCAGCGCGAGGAGGTCGACGAAGAGCTCTTCGAACCGTACCGCCAGCTCGACGTCGACCCCTCCCACGTCCACAAATCGAAGAGCGAACACAAGCACGCGGTTTTCGTCCTCGGCAACGCCCTCGCGAAGGGGATGAGCGAAGACGAGTTCTCGAGCGCCGGCCGGATTGGCAAGCGGATGAAAGAACTCGCCGAAGACGCCGAGTCGAAGATTTAG